The DNA window AAAATTGCAAATGAGAAAATAGAATTATCGGAAATAAAAGAAATTCTTCAAAAACCTAAAAAGAAAGGTTCAAAGAAAAAGAATTTGGAGGACATTAAAAATCATCTTGTTACAGAGAAACCAAAAGCTAAAGCCAAGTCAAAAGATGATGTATTGCTTATTGATGATGATCTTAAAGGAGTGAATTTTAACTTAGCAAAATGTTGTAATCCAATTAAAGGTGATAAAATAACCGGTTTTGTAACCATTGGAAAAGGTATAACTATTCACAGAAAAAATTGTCCAAATTTAAATCACATGCTTGGAAAGTATCCTTATCGTGAAGTAAAGGCAAGCTGGAGTGATACCAAAGAAAGTATTTCTTTTGGTGCGTCAATAAAAGTAATTGGAAGCGATGAAGTAGGGATAATAAAAGACATTACAGAAGTTATATCTACAGATCTTGCGGTAAATATGAAATCAATAAATGTTGATTCAAGTGATGGCTATTTTAATGGTAATATTAAATTAGACATAAAAGATACTTCACATCTTGATGAATTGCTAAAAAAGTTGCTGAGAGTAAAGGGTGTTACCAAGGCTGTGAGGGTAGAGAGGAAGAGGGGGAGATGAAAAGAAATTTAAATAAAAAGTATGAAAACCACAAAACAAACAGATTATAGGGTATTACATTTTGTAAGGAAGAAATCCCAATTAAAGTCTTCTTTTATAATAAACCAAATTATAAATCATATCAATTTTATTCCATCTATTGCATATAAATTTGAAAAGTATAAAGAGGGTCATGAAAGAATTGAATGGAGTTTTGATAAAGAAATTGAAGAATTAAATCTATCTCTTTCAGAAAATAAATGGGATAAGATTTTGTTTAAGTTTTTAAAAAAAATTACAAGAAAACAAGCTACGATAATTAAGGAATATATTGAAAAAAGAAAAATCAATATTCTCCATTTTCATTATGGTACAGATGCTGGAATGTTTTTATTAATGTTAAAAAGAGTGAATTTGCTAAAAGTAGTATCCTTTTATGGCTATGATTGTTCCGATTTTCCAAACCTTTATTTTGGTTTGGCAAAATATTATTTGCAAAAAAGAACATTCAAATATGCTGATAAGGTATTTGCAATGTCAAAAGATATGCAAGATGATCTTATCAAACTCGGCTGTCCTAAAGATAAAATTATTGTACATTATTTTGGTAGTGATATTCAAAAATTTTATAGTATTCATAACTATAATAAAAAGAGAGTAGTT is part of the Bacteroidota bacterium genome and encodes:
- a CDS encoding glycosyltransferase family 4 protein, giving the protein MKTTKQTDYRVLHFVRKKSQLKSSFIINQIINHINFIPSIAYKFEKYKEGHERIEWSFDKEIEELNLSLSENKWDKILFKFLKKITRKQATIIKEYIEKRKINILHFHYGTDAGMFLLMLKRVNLLKVVSFYGYDCSDFPNLYFGLAKYYLQKRTFKYADKVFAMSKDMQDDLIKLGCPKDKIIVHYFGSDIQKFYSIHNYNKKRVVSFLNLSRFIAKKGHDFLLKAFFLAYKKNQNIHLTIVGDGITRDLIYAIIDKFGMQKYVTVKSSYSYASEEHLRYLSNADIFIHPSLIDKNGEKEGIPGAVIEAMASGLPVISTYHAGIPEIIKNYETGLLVEEWDVDKLTEYILELSSKADMRKQIGEAGQKSVMSTLKLEDKEKELEEIYTNLIEK